A genomic stretch from Candidatus Aminicenantes bacterium includes:
- a CDS encoding peptidase, with protein sequence MTYCRSLITWVAILLLFPTAGFAEVAEVIDDARIKDSCTIITVGRLASADGSVMTSHTCDSNYRTWIEFVPGGTHKPGEKTAIYKGSMHNFFAGDKRVIKKLGEIPQVPRTFRFLNTAYPCMNEHQLGMGESTFNGRKELKSDKGIFQIEELQRIALERCRTAREAIRLIGRLIEEYGYCDSGECITIIDPNEAWQMEILGPGKDKLGGVWAAQRIPDDHVGVSANISRIAELDLDNPDYFMASENVFKLAEKNKWWDPKKEPFKFYKAYGDSYSGKPFTIREYWVFSRLAPSLNLDFNADELPFSVKPEKPVSLQKMVELFKADYEGSEYDMTRNLMVTQKDRKSGEEETVKSPAVNAWMSRHMRTLLNTLKEDVVVRHRPIAVEYCAYHTIVQARGWLPDDLGGRVWFGLDNPAMTVKVPLYMGMEAVLPSYKVGSQEKFRRDSATWAFRRVAKLAMIRWDLCRELVEKTMREYEQKADREVPRLEADYMELYPTDPRAANRLLTQYSHQFADALVNRYWDLGDHLWNFYARGF encoded by the coding sequence ATGACATATTGCCGCAGTCTGATTACATGGGTTGCCATCCTGCTTCTGTTTCCCACAGCCGGTTTTGCGGAAGTAGCGGAAGTAATAGATGACGCCAGAATAAAAGACAGTTGCACCATTATTACCGTGGGCCGGCTCGCCAGCGCCGACGGATCGGTCATGACCTCCCATACCTGCGATTCCAACTACCGTACCTGGATCGAATTCGTTCCCGGAGGGACACATAAACCGGGCGAAAAAACGGCCATTTACAAAGGAAGCATGCACAACTTCTTTGCCGGCGACAAACGCGTGATAAAGAAACTGGGCGAGATTCCCCAGGTTCCCCGAACCTTCCGTTTTTTGAACACCGCGTATCCCTGCATGAACGAACACCAATTGGGCATGGGGGAATCCACCTTTAACGGGCGCAAGGAATTGAAAAGCGATAAGGGCATATTTCAAATTGAAGAACTGCAACGCATCGCCCTGGAACGTTGCCGCACCGCCCGTGAGGCCATCCGCCTGATCGGCCGGCTTATCGAGGAATACGGATATTGTGACAGCGGGGAGTGCATCACCATTATCGATCCCAACGAAGCGTGGCAAATGGAGATCCTGGGTCCGGGCAAAGACAAATTGGGCGGGGTGTGGGCGGCCCAGCGCATTCCCGACGATCATGTGGGGGTTTCGGCCAATATCAGCCGCATTGCTGAACTCGACCTGGACAACCCGGACTACTTTATGGCGTCTGAGAACGTGTTCAAGCTGGCCGAAAAAAACAAGTGGTGGGACCCGAAAAAAGAACCTTTCAAGTTTTACAAGGCCTATGGCGACAGTTACTCGGGCAAGCCCTTCACCATCCGCGAGTACTGGGTGTTTAGCCGATTGGCGCCGTCGCTGAACCTGGACTTTAACGCGGACGAGTTGCCGTTCAGCGTAAAACCGGAAAAGCCGGTCTCATTGCAAAAGATGGTTGAATTGTTTAAAGCCGACTATGAAGGTTCGGAATACGATATGACCAGAAACCTGATGGTGACGCAGAAAGACCGCAAAAGCGGAGAAGAGGAAACCGTTAAGAGCCCGGCGGTCAATGCCTGGATGTCCCGCCACATGCGCACCCTGCTCAACACCCTGAAAGAGGATGTGGTCGTGCGGCACCGCCCCATCGCGGTGGAGTACTGCGCCTACCACACCATCGTGCAGGCCCGGGGCTGGCTGCCCGATGACTTGGGCGGCCGTGTCTGGTTCGGCCTGGACAATCCGGCCATGACGGTAAAAGTGCCCCTGTACATGGGCATGGAAGCGGTATTGCCCTCTTACAAAGTGGGATCACAAGAGAAATTCCGCCGTGATTCCGCCACCTGGGCGTTCCGCCGCGTGGCCAAGTTGGCCATGATCCGCTGGGACCTGTGCCGCGAGTTGGTTGAAAAGACAATGCGGGAGTACGAGCAAAAGGCCGACCGCGAAGTGCCGCGCCTGGAAGCGGATTACATGGAGCTCTATCCCACGGACCCCCGGGCCGCGAACCGCCTGCTTACGCAATACTCCCACCAGTTCGCCGATGCACTGGTCAACCGCTACTGGGACCTGGGCGATCATTTGTGGAACTTTTACGCCCGCGGTTTCTAG